From one Bacillus sp. (in: firmicutes) genomic stretch:
- a CDS encoding ribonuclease H-like domain-containing protein: MMLKAKLNRMKQYLIREDTTKTEQEPSPMIDIPFLKEWQKAKVHPYFTNGSYCLIREVRYPISMTHGKYQFSDFLEAMRLWQTYEGIHPLSAKGLQPFDLFFFDTETTGLGGGVGNTIFLLGYAFFEQDEVVVKQHILPAPGHEIPLYESFLNQIDYNSLVTYNGKAFDWPQVKTRHTLIREHVPKLPPFGHFDLYHAARRLWKHRLSSVKLKEVEKEILGFERIDDVPGHLAPMIYFDFVERKHPEGMIKVLQHNELDVLSLITLYTHLSFQILQKDPRQSNEEQYEVARWFDYIGEKDHAKHLYQQAATSEETVISIQAKHQLATLYKKRNQFSEALTLWKQVVQYGSRSLQLDACIEIAKIYEHRKRAFNLALEYVQKAENLLPVKEAWTKKEEKLFSDIVKRKQRLVQKMKNKQKNNSL; encoded by the coding sequence AGTACATCCGTATTTTACAAACGGGTCGTATTGTTTGATTCGTGAAGTACGATATCCGATATCAATGACACATGGGAAGTATCAATTTTCCGATTTTCTTGAAGCAATGCGTTTATGGCAAACGTATGAAGGAATCCATCCGTTATCAGCTAAAGGATTACAGCCATTTGACTTATTCTTTTTTGATACGGAAACAACCGGTTTAGGTGGTGGTGTCGGTAATACGATATTTTTATTAGGATATGCTTTTTTTGAACAGGACGAGGTAGTCGTAAAGCAACATATCTTACCGGCACCTGGTCATGAAATTCCATTGTACGAAAGTTTCTTAAACCAAATTGACTACAATTCGTTAGTGACGTATAACGGAAAAGCCTTTGATTGGCCGCAAGTGAAAACAAGACATACATTAATAAGAGAGCATGTACCAAAGCTGCCACCATTTGGGCATTTTGATTTATACCATGCGGCCCGGCGCTTATGGAAACATCGGTTATCGTCTGTCAAACTGAAAGAAGTGGAAAAAGAAATATTAGGCTTTGAACGAATCGATGACGTTCCTGGACATTTAGCACCGATGATCTACTTTGATTTTGTAGAGAGAAAACATCCAGAAGGAATGATTAAAGTTCTTCAGCACAATGAACTTGATGTGCTATCACTCATTACGTTATATACCCATTTATCGTTTCAAATCCTTCAAAAAGATCCAAGGCAATCGAACGAGGAACAATATGAAGTGGCTCGCTGGTTTGACTATATCGGGGAGAAAGACCATGCCAAACATTTGTATCAACAAGCTGCTACATCAGAGGAAACAGTGATTTCCATACAAGCGAAACATCAATTAGCAACTCTTTATAAAAAAAGAAACCAATTTTCCGAAGCTCTAACGTTGTGGAAACAAGTAGTTCAGTACGGATCACGTTCATTACAGCTGGACGCCTGTATCGAAATCGCCAAGATTTATGAACATCGGAAGCGAGCGTTCAACTTAGCTTTGGAGTACGTGCAAAAAGCGGAAAACTTACTACCGGTGAAAGAAGCGTGGACAAAAAAGGAAGAAAAGTTGTTTAGCGATATTGTAAAAAGGAAACAACGTTTGGTCCAGAAAATGAAAAATAAACAAAAAAATAATTCTCTTTGA